ATGGGATCTTTTTCTTGTTCGATCTCGCTGTAAGAGGTACGGAAAAACGCTCTTAACATCGGTCCGTTATTCCCGTCCTCAATGATCATATTCTCGCATAAGCGCCAAAGCAACACCGGGAATTCCCTGTAAGCAAACGCTAACTGTTCAAACTCGCTCAGCTTACTGTCGATAGACTGCATATGTCCGCTATATACTTCTTCTGTAACTGCTTGAGCAATGGACAACAGCCGTTCCATGCAAATGCCATTGTCATCTTCTTTAAGATAAAAACACACAGGTCCCTGTTCCTGATTTCTTAGCGCGAGCAAACTTTCTCGATATGAATCGGTCATCTTCTGAAAATCATGATAAATGCCACCGACCCCGGCTTTCATCAACAGGCCTCTTTCATTTTTCAGTTTATTGAGTAAAACATGCAGCACGTCTGAAATCCAGCTTCGCCAAAATCCAGCTGCCATATCGTCAAACTCAGGCACAAACACCAACAGGTTGATGCTTGTTCCGGTGATTGCCGCAAGATAGGTACAGCTTGACTCCAGCGCATTATTCAGAACATTGTGCAAAGCTCCCTTTTCCTGATTCTTTAATGCATTCTTGTCCCCATTTACCGGCAAAAGGGAAATCATAACACCCCTGTTCCATTTGATGGACTGCATTTCACACCAGGCAGCAAAACTTTTTTCTGCCGGCTCATTAATAAATATCGAATACATTATCTCGCTTTCTATTGCCGGACGGATGCGCCATAGCAAGTCCTGTATCTTGCGCTGGCTCTGGGTATTGACGCGATCTTCATCTATGAGATTGCAAAGTTTTCGGATGGTGGCGATGGTATCAGAACGTTTCTGGGGTTTCAGTATGTAGAAGTCGACTTTTAGCGACAGAGCATGCTGCGCATATTCAAAATCATTATACGCCGTATTGATGATAAACCGTGTACTCACACCCCGGGAACGCAAAATGTCCAATGCCTCCAGGCCGTTGATACCAGGCATATTGATGTCCACGATCGCCATGTCCGGATGCAGCTTCTCTACAAGAGATACAAGCTCAATGCCATTTTCAGCAAGTCCTATTACGGATATTTCCGGGAACTCTTTTTGTATAAGCAGGCTTAACGCCTTGCGTTCGATTTCTTCATCCTCAGCAATGATCATCGTATACATGCCGCTTCCCCCTTATCCGGCTTTTTTAGAATACAATGTTTAATTGCGCCATGGCAGTCCGAAATGAATACAGGTGCACCCGGGTTTGCTTGAAATCTCAAATTCAACATCATCATTAAAATACATCATTAATCTCAGGTAAACGTTTTTAAGACCGATATGCTCACTGAAGCATTCTTTTCTGGCCATAGCTTCACGAAGCTCAGCAAGCTCCTCGGGCGGGATACCTCTGCCGTTATCTTCCACCTCTATGCAACATCGATCGTTTTCATGGTAGATACGTATGATTATCTTTCCGCCGCTTGTCATCATTCCAACGCCATATTTTATTGCGTTTTCTACGACCGGCTGCAGTATCATGCAGGGCACATCCAGCCCTTCACAGGCACTGTCAACCTCAAAGA
Above is a genomic segment from Bacillus sp. (in: firmicutes) containing:
- a CDS encoding response regulator, with product MYTMIIAEDEEIERKALSLLIQKEFPEISVIGLAENGIELVSLVEKLHPDMAIVDINMPGINGLEALDILRSRGVSTRFIINTAYNDFEYAQHALSLKVDFYILKPQKRSDTIATIRKLCNLIDEDRVNTQSQRKIQDLLWRIRPAIESEIMYSIFINEPAEKSFAAWCEMQSIKWNRGVMISLLPVNGDKNALKNQEKGALHNVLNNALESSCTYLAAITGTSINLLVFVPEFDDMAAGFWRSWISDVLHVLLNKLKNERGLLMKAGVGGIYHDFQKMTDSYRESLLALRNQEQGPVCFYLKEDDNGICMERLLSIAQAVTEEVYSGHMQSIDSKLSEFEQLAFAYREFPVLLWRLCENMIIEDGNNGPMLRAFFRTSYSEIEQEKDP